TTTTTGATGGATGGTTAGTAAGCCATATCTGACTTGAAGTTGATATGATCTGGGGAGAAGGATGTGTTTGTGACCCTAAAAACCACCAATCCATGAACTTCAAAGTTCATTGAGAGAGaactattttctttgtatttttctttttttgagacagagtctcagtccattgccctgggtagaatgctgtggtgtcatagttatagctacctcaaactcttggactcaggctgcgcctgtggctcaaaggagtagggtgccagccccatacaccgaaggtggcgggttcaaacctggccctggccaaaaactgcaaaaaaaaaacttagactcaagtaatcctcctgcatcagcctcccaagtagctggggttacaggcacctgccacacacctggctcatttttctgtttttagtagtgacagggtctcactcttgttcaggctggtatcatatgcctgagctcaagcaattcactggcttcagcctcccagagtgctaggattacaggtgtgagccaccacccctggcccctAAACACTCTTTGTCTGAAGCACCAGCTTATggtcattttaaaaatgcttcaaGGGTGAGTGTGACGGATTGTCTGACTCAACAAAAATTGTCTAGAAGAAAGTGATTAGAAAAGACTCAGGATGACATACAGTAACTAGAGGGGAGTGTATTAGAGCAAGATACAAGTGTAAGggccaggacttttttttttttttttgagacagagccccaagctgttgccctgggtagaatgctatggcatcacagctcacagcatcctccagctcctgggcttaagcaattctcttgcctcagcctcccaagtagctgggactacaggtgcccaccacaacgcccagctattttttggttgcaggcgtcattgttgtttggcgggcccaggctggatttgaacctgccagctcaagtgtatatggctagcgccttagccgcttgagccacaggtgccaagccaggggCCAGGACTTTTAAGAATACGTGTCTTAGCTGGTCCTTAGCCTGGAAGTGATAGCTATAActtaacaattttaattttgcCAATAGGAAATTGGTGAGAATGTGCACATCTACCTGATTGGGAAAGAGTCATCCCGTACCCACTCATTGGCTGTGTCTTTGCACTGTGCAGAAGATGACTCCATCAGTGTAAGTGGCCAAAACAGCTTGTGCCACCAGATCACTGCGGCCTGCAAGCATGGTGGAGACTTGTATGTGGTGGGAGGGTCCATCCCACGGCGCATGTGGAAGTGCAACAATGCCACCGTTGACTGGGAGTGGTGTGCACCTTTGCCTCGGGACCGGCTCCAGCATACCCTGGTGTCTGTGCCCGGGAAAGATGCCATATATTCATTAGGTGGCAAGACACTGCAGGATACCCTCTCCAATGCAGTCATCTATTATCGGGTAGGTGATAATGTGTGGACAGAGACAACCCAGCTAGAGGTGGCTGTGTCAGGGGCTGCTGGTGCCAACCTCAATGGAATCATCTACTTACTAGGGGGAGAGGAGAATGATCTGGACTTCTTTACCAAACCTTCCCGACTCATCCAGTGCTTTGACACAGAGACAGACAAATGCCATGTGAAGCCCTATGTGCTGCCCTTCGCCGGGCGCATGCATGCAGCTGTACATAAGGATCTGGTGTTCATCGTGGCTGAAGGGGACTCCCTGGTGTGCTACAATCCCATGCTAGACAGCTTTACCCGGCTTTGCCTTCCTGAGGCCTGGAGCTCTGCCCCATCCCTCTGGAAGATTGCCAGCTGTAACGGAAGTATCTATGTCTTCCGGGACCGATATAAAAAGGGGGATGCCAACACCTACAAGCTTGACCCTGCCACTTCAGCTGTAACTGTCACAAGGGGCATTAAGGTGTTGCTTACTAATTTGCAGTTTGTGTTGGCCTAAGGCATGGAAGTATGCAACTAACTACTTTGCCCTCCCCCTTTCCCTATCCAAATTCAAAGTCCCTTGGGCCCCGGTTCACAGTAATATGTTATTTTTTGGCACAGATTAGAAAGGCAGTGACTGTCCTTCCTCAAACCCATAGAAGTGCTCTGTGTTTGGGGCTTTTTAGACTGCTGCTGCTCAGCTGACTGCTTGAAATGAGAGTAGCCAGCCTGTACTCTGACATCCCCTGGTAATTCTGTGCCACACTACAAATTGCATAGAGCAAGCCTCTTCTCAGACCTTAGCCACAGCCTCCCCTCTTTACCTGATCAATGTTGAACAGAAGCACCCCTGATCCCAGGGCAAAGGAAAGATGCCCAATCATACTTTTTTCCTAGAGCCTGTGAAGTGGCTAGTTGATAATTTTTCCACAGAGAATTAGGTGTTAGAGTCTTCCTTCAGGCTTTGGTTGGGATAGTGGACTAAGATGAAGGTGTACCTCACCAGCAAGACTTAACTCTAGAATTCAGGacattccttctatttttttctcatctatctGTCAGGAAATGtaattttggctttattttttgtttatttcaagaGGTAagccagaaagtagaaaggattGTTTCTAATTAATACCAGAAACTATTCATTGctaggttattttaaaaaaagtggaaaaaaaataacaaaaacgtTTTTCAAACTCAAAAATACAAGCTCTCTTCTCTTTTAAAGGCTAGGAATTATTCATACAAATAAAAGTTTTTGGAaggatgtgtgtgtctgtgttgaaTTCTGAAGGGAAGGATTAACTTCCTTAGGGGAACTGATGACATGCCCACACATTTCTGTGTCAGCAGTCCTATCTGCAGGCCatgcttttttttctattatatatacAGGAtcattggttttttgttttttttttgcagtttttggcctggccaggtttgaacccaccacctctggtatatggggccggtgccctactcctgtgagccacaggcgccaccatcttttgtttttttatttcgaGACAGTTTTACTCAGTTGCCcttagtaaagtgctgtggcaccattgtagctcacaacaacctcaaactcttgggctcaagcaatccccttccttcagcctcccaagtagctgcaactataggcacccataatacccagccatttttagagacaggatctcgattttgctcaggctggtctcaaactcctgagttcaagcaatccacccacctcagcctcccagagtgctgggattataggcatgagccaggatccctgctttatttatttattttttttgtagagacagagtcgtactttatggccctcggtagagtgtcgtggcctcacacagctcacagcaacctccaactcctgggcttaagctattctcttgcctcagcctcccgagtagctgggactacagatgcccgccacacgcccggctaagGATCACTGCTTTAAAAGTGTGataggggggcggtgcctgtggctcataggtagggcgctggccccatataccgagagtggtgggttcgaacctgacccctaccagctaaaacagcaacaaaaatcaaataaaaaaaagtgtgagacgggtggtacctgtggctcaaaggagtagggcacgagccccatatactggagatggcaggttcaaacccgccagtttcaaaactgcaaaataataataataataataataaaagtgtgGGGGGAACCCCACAGGGCAaaattggattttgtttttttcttaagagatgaGGCTCTGTCACCCATTTTGGAGtatagtggtgcaatcatagctcacagtagtctcactcctgagttcaagtgttCCTACTGTGTAGCTTAGACTATAGGCATGGGtcaaccatgcctggctaagtttaaaaaaatttttttttagagagtaaATGTTGgcctttgttgcccaggcttgcctcaagtgatcctcccacctcaccctcccaaagtcctgggattacaggtctgggTCATCACACCCAGCTGAAATTGGGATTTCTGACAGTGGCAAAAAGCCAGACATCAGTTATTCCTCTTGTTTTCAAGTGTTAACTTTTTTTGAGTTAACAGTGCTGTATATCATCAGGCACGATATTAGATGCACAATagatttttgttaaaattagTAATTCCATGGCCCTgatcaagaaagtaaaataccCCCATCACTATCCTCTATGCTATAAATATAAGCCACACTAAATCTCCTCCTCTCTAGCTACACAACAGTGTAACTTCAGGAAAATGAAACAagacagaagaaacaaaattagcTATTAGCATATTTCTGTTATGTCAAATTTGGACCTAAGGCCCTTAGGTcctgttaaaattttttattctatgTTAAGCagggttgtcttccttctttttcctgacCAGGGGATTCACGTCACATTGAGTTCTTTCTAATCCACGTAATTCATGTTTTTGATATGTCACATGTCTCATCCTTGGCTGTCTCTACAGTAATCTTGTAGAATTCTTTTAGAACATCCAATTGACCAGGTCTGATGTGGATGTGTGACCGGATCTCGCTGATGGCTTTTACAGCCTCTTCTGGACTCCAGTTGTGCACCTGAAGTACAGAGTTGGGAAATCAGCACAGAAAGAAAGGAGCAGGTGTTAAGGCACCCTGAACCTATAGGCAAGCAGGCACTAAAGGAcccagaatttcatttcttttaaaaaaccatttgGGAGGTTTTAAAAACTGTTGTAAATGGGAGAGCACTTTAACTACCAGAGTTAAAGTGGGACTCCACAATATTATGCAACAGGCCAGATGGACAAGGCAGTCTCTCTACCCAATTCTTGCTCTCCCAAACCCTGGGGAAAAAAGGTTGCACATGTGAAGCTGACATCATAAGTTCAAGACTGCCTAGGCACTAGGCCTACTCGGTATCTTCAGCGGGGCTTTTGGTTACAGAATTTCTAGGAAAGAGTATATGGTAGATGTTTTTATGCAATATGTCGTCATGGCTAgaaaaatagtactttttaaTTTAACCAGGAGGGTTTTCAATGTTTTATTGATGTATAACTCAACGAAACCAAGAAAAC
This is a stretch of genomic DNA from Nycticebus coucang isolate mNycCou1 chromosome 14, mNycCou1.pri, whole genome shotgun sequence. It encodes these proteins:
- the KBTBD4 gene encoding kelch repeat and BTB domain-containing protein 4, with the translated sequence MESPEEPGASMDENYFVNYTFKDRSHSGRVAQGIMKLCLEEELFADVTISVEGREFQLHRLVLSAQSCFFRSMFTSNLKEAHNRVIVLQDVSESVFQLLVDYIYHGTVKLRADELQEIYEVSDMYQLTSLFEECSRFLARTVQVGNCLQVMWLADRHSDPELYTAAKHCAKTHLAQLQSTEEFLHLPHHLLTDIISDGVPCSQNPTEAIEAWINFNKEEREAFAESLRTSLKEIGENVHIYLIGKESSRTHSLAVSLHCAEDDSISVSGQNSLCHQITAACKHGGDLYVVGGSIPRRMWKCNNATVDWEWCAPLPRDRLQHTLVSVPGKDAIYSLGGKTLQDTLSNAVIYYRVGDNVWTETTQLEVAVSGAAGANLNGIIYLLGGEENDLDFFTKPSRLIQCFDTETDKCHVKPYVLPFAGRMHAAVHKDLVFIVAEGDSLVCYNPMLDSFTRLCLPEAWSSAPSLWKIASCNGSIYVFRDRYKKGDANTYKLDPATSAVTVTRGIKVLLTNLQFVLA